TGCTTGCAACATAACATGTGATTGGGCACATTACCTATGTATTTGAGATTAGATCCAAATCCATGTACGACATATGTCTATATAAAATTGTGTATAAACAAAACATctgctttctttttttttacaatcaataataattgaattttaaaaaatatgttcTCCTACTTGATATGTAGACAATTTTGTAGTAACGAAAATGACATGTAAATTACTTCAATGCACATATTTTAGGTGGACAGGGGTGTGCCTTGTAGGACCCTAACCAATCAagaattcaaatttatttggTAAGTGTAATTTATATGCAATTATTCTAttgcttttattttttactactttatatattatctttCACAAACACGAAATAAGGTTATTTTAGTAATAGAAAGTTTATATTACTGTGGGCATCTTAAAAGGATTAGAGGACTAATTTGGTGAGACGAATTTTGGTACCTACTACACATTATAATTAGGTAGGTGTAAATTACCTTTTTCACTCTataaagtgtgtgtgtgtggagttctatttgaaaattatgatgacatgcaatttcaatttcaaatacAATAGTTGATATTCAAAGTAAATTCTTTATTAAAAGTAAAAATTCAAAGTATACTaataagtaatactccctccatcccccaaatattgtcccactttgatccggcacgggttttaagaaatgtaatgaaaagtgagttaaaaaagttagtggaatgtgagtcttacttttatatattagttttataataaaatgtgagcagTAATGAGTAagtggaatatgtggtccactaccaaaaatggtaaaaagtgaaatgagacaaactttgtggaacgaacggaaatagaaaaatgggtcaaactttcagggatgaagggagtaatgGCTATTACTAatagttattaattttattaaaataattaaatccttttaatgttttttttaaatctgaTGGCATTCCATTTTTTGTACAGATGCTACGCATTCGTAATGTGACAAACCGATCAATCCATTTTTGCTCCCAACTTGCAAGTTGCCAGCATGGAGTTATGGACCACCATAAAGGGAATGTGATATTTTTGTAAGCAAAACTAAATTATTAGTAGTACTCCGAATTTATGAAATTCACattgaaaataatgaaaaagaaCAGAAAGCACTTAAAGAATCCGAGGCCAAGTCTCACACAATATGGGAATtgtagaaataaataaaaatggcaTGCGTTAAAGCTttgaatttcattttaattccCATTTCCCAATATgataaaattgatatatttgGTTTTATAAATATGAAAATGGCTCCACACAACCACAAAGAGGCATTTTTTTTTCTCGACTTTTCACATATAAATCTAATTTTGACCTTAATAAGGTCATGTCAATTTCGTTAATAGTTGTGTGTGGTTGCATGTGCATATTGTTGTGTTGATATATGTCTCTTACATTTAATTACTTGATATATACATACCATGCTCCTTTATTTTCACATATGCATATATAGGAGATGCATAGCCACATGCATCTAAATAGCCAACACTAGCAGTCACATGCAATTAAATCGCAGTGCCCAGCTCCAATAATTAGCATCGATTTCTATACTTTTAGAATGTtagaaatatgaaaataaaaacaaaagttttaaatttttacaaTTATCTTACTGTCTTAATTTGTGAAAAATTGAAGCTGACTTGTCCGACATAAAAGTTTATGTAGAATAAACGTCCGGATATCAAACTATGTCGTATTGCGAAGCTTATGTAAAATCTAATTTTAATGTCTTATGTTTATTGAAtatgtatgttttattttgttcatTTGGATGAAATTACACCTCCTACACCCAATGTCATGTAAGTTATAATAAGTATGCGGCATGTGTATTTAAGATAAGACTATCATGTCAATATTATAATTGTCgacattttatttcaaaattaaaattaaatgataattacCTAAATATGAGACATTTTTTAAGTCAATGCCCGAATGATGAAAAGAAATAGACTAATTAGGGTGTTTGtgttaaaagtaaaataagtgTCGAGATAATTGCATTGCAACGTTTTAAAGTATGAAGCTAAATAAGGAGGGCTTATGCCTCTATCAAACGAATTTTCAATTGTGAAATTTTGAGGATATTATGTGAATTAATATACTATAGTAGTATTCATCATGAGGTCATAAcattatattttgaaaattctGTATTTAAAATTTGGAATATATAGTCCCTGTTATAGGTTCatttccccttttttttccATCTGCCCCCATATATACGTTACTTCATTTGCATAATGCTAATTAGATAGAATTTTGTGAGGCTTATCCATATTGTATACTACTTTCTCTGTACTAAAAGAAATAGACAAACTTGTAAATGATCCAAAATTTAGAAagtaattgataaataaaagagatgaaaaaaagagagagagaaataataaTGGAAGGAGCGTCGGTGGATTGTTGGTATATATAGGATTGAAaaacttttaatattttaaatttgatcTAATTTTGGAGGACGACCTAAAATGGTAAAACCagtctatttttttaaagtagAGATGGAGTATTATATGTAATTGGTATCTATTGTTAATAATCCAATCCATTCCCCCACACAATTGCATGCAttgcgtgtgtgtgtgtaggATTTGAGGTGTTTTGATTCTGCTCTAACAACTCAGTTATACCAAATTAGTTTAATGGCGCCGGAGATGACTAGAGATTCCTCCGACTATCTCTTGGACGACTCCGAGTACGACGTCGAAGACACCGCCTCCGACGCCGCCAGCAGCATCGAAGACGACGACCATCGCACTGCCGCGGGCGCCTCCCTCTCCTCCTCCGCAGTCTCACAGCAGTGGCCTCAGAGCTTCAGGTTTATCCATTCAACCTTAATTCAAATTGTGTTTGCTTTGATTAAAAACTGTTTAGTAAGTATTTAACTAGAAATTAGGCCTCCCCTGTTTCAGAGAAGCAGTTGATATATACTCAATATCTGCATCACCAAGCTTTGGCATACTAAGGCCTCGGACATCTGCAGCAAACAGCAGCCACAGCTTGTTGGAATCAAATGCCAAAATCCCATTGCTTCCTGATTACAAGAAGGTTCACATTGCGGACGACCTTCCTAGATCGAGGGCACACTCGATTATCATCTCCTCCTTCCACACAGCCGAAGTCCCTCTCGCCCACGGATGCAGCCTTCTTCAGACCGTATTCAACGGTGAGTCCAAACATGAACACACTCTCTGTTGATATGATGATGTGCTTGAATATGAGGGACACTTTTTCAGGTATGAATGTGATGGCCGGTGTAGGCCTGCTCTCCACGCCTTACACTGTCAAAGTAGGCGGTTGGGCCAGCTTGTTCGTGCTAGTCCTCTTCGCGTTCATCTGTTGCTACACCGCCATTCTCATGAAGCATTGCTTCGAAAGTGCTCAAGGCATTCTCACCTTTCCTGACATGGGAGAGGCCGCCTTTGGGAAATGGGGTCGCCTCTTCATATCTGTATGTCGATATTTTTCCACATTTTCATCTAAACTTGAACTATAAAAAACTAACTatcttgtttttatttttggttttcttGCAGATTATATTGTACTCAGAGCTATATGTAAGGGCAATAGTACTCTTTCTCTTCTGCAGACAAtctttttacttcgtttctaaCACAAACCACGGATGCAGATGTCGTGCACGGACTACTTAATCTTGGAAGGGGATAATCTCTCAACAATATTCTCAGGAGTGTCTTTGAATATACTTGGCTTCAAGATTGACACAATGCATCTATTTGCAACCGTGGCTGTGCTTATCGTCTTCCCCACTCTTCTTCTTAAAGATCTTCAATTTCTCTCTTACCTATCAGGTATGGCAAAGTAGTTACACACCTTGTTCTTTGTCTGGAGCCACTATTTGAATGATGTATTATGGTTTTTGCAGCCAGTGGAGTCGTTGCAACGATAGTTGTAGTTCTGTGCTTGCTATTTGTTGGTACTACAGAGGGAGTTGGCTTTCACCACAGTGGCAAACTACTGGATTTGAGTGGCATCCCTTTCTCCATTGGTGTATACGGCTTCTGCTACTCGGGCCACTCAGTTTTCCCCAATATATACCAATCAATGGCTGATAAAACCAAATTCAAGAGAGCAGTTATCATAAGGtactaaaacttactaaaagAAGCACTCGATTCTGGTCTTTTTTGTCTTACCATTCTGATCATTTCTTGGCTGCAGTTTCATTCTATGTGTTACCGTTTATGGTAGCGCTGCAGTGATGGGATTCCTCATGTTCGGGCAGAGCACAAACGCGCAGATCACTTTGAATCTACCACAACACAAATTAAGCTCCAAAATAGCTTTGTGGACAACGGTAACATGCTTCTCAGCTTCCCATTCATGTGTGTTTTGATGTTATTGAATGatatatgaaatttaaacatgattttattttcatacTCCTTTTGACAGGTTATCAATCCATTCTCCAAATATCCTTTACTAGAAACATATTTTTTTCTACTTGCAAATTTATGTCATACTATAACATAAAATGAAATTTGCTTTATAGTATGTTTCAAGATTTTCCTTAGCTAGAAATAAAATTGCCTTGACAATGAATCCACTGGCTAGAGGCATTGAGGAGCTGCTGCCATCAAGAATCTCTAACACTTACTTGTGCTTCCTCCTTATACGAACATCACTCATTTTGTCCTCTCTCCTAGTCGCCTTCCTCATTCCCTTCTTCGGTAGGTGGCCTTAATCTTTCTCTCACAACGCATCTCCAACTGAGAAAAACCATCAGATTGTGATGCTTTTTTCTTGCTCGTATTTGCAGGCACTGTGATGTCTCTCATAGGCTCCCTCTTTAGTGTTCTCATGGTAAGGAGTTGAACTTCATTTTGATCTTTTAcacgatttttttattttgatttttaaaatattgggaATTTGATTCAGGCTATGGTGATGCCATCTCTATGCTTCTTGAAAATTCTTGGAAGGAAAAGTGCCACCAAAATGCAGGTAGGCatatccaaaatggaaaaattccTACATGTGATTTTAGGCACATGTAAAATGTTGTCTGATACCTATCTCTTACACAGTCACACTAGACAACAAGCAAAATCTTTAGGCTTGTGCTAATGTTGCTTTTCTTTTGCATTTTGTGGCTCTTGTTTTTGCTGTTTCTTGATGCTCGTCTTCTTCACAGATCGGGCTGAGCAGCTGCATTGTCGTGATAGGCCTCGTCTGTGGGATCATCGGGACATACAGCGCATTGTTAGACCTCGCTAACAAGTGCTGAAATCTCATGAAATAAACCATTATGCCTTCACCAGATTTTTAGACACTTGTTTTCTGTTTTATGGCTTCTTTAGAGGAAACTAGCTTCAAACTTCCCTTTCCAAGTTTTGATTCCTTTAATGGCTATAGTTTGATTATTGGTTTTGCTTCATATTTTGGGTGTGTTTTGAGTGACAAATTTTACCAATTGTATAATGTAAGTTTGTATCAAAAACTTAGAACCGCAAGTTATTAGTTTGTTAGtagaatgaaaattacatgGTCGATTCTCATCATTAAATTTCAATGATTTATATATTCAAATGGAGCTCTCGATTTCATGTAATGTTGGAAATGAAAGTAAAATATTTAGAAAAGCATGTGCGTTTGTGAGAtaacattagagcatccacaatagtggacgagcgACCGACGAGCCGCTAAACCACTATTGCGACCTGCGAGAGCGTCGCGGACGAGCTGGGCCGACGACCCCTCGTCCGTCGGGTTTGCCGCTCGTCCGTCAGCTCGTCCGCTATTACGGGCACCCGACGGACGAGCGCACGGACGagaccgtttttttgtttttttaaaactcaatatatacggctcgtttcGGTTcgttttcattcgcaccacttgtattaacgagtttctcttctTTCACTCTACAGTTCTCGACATCCCGaaatggctagtggtagtggtagtggtgcggaTGGCAGTGGTAGTAGTGCGGGTGGTGGTGGCTGGGATAGTGAAGCAGCGCGGAAAATCCGTGAACAGATACGAGCCTATACTTCCGCTGAGATAAATCGCCTGATGAGGGAggccttgcagcagcagcagccggcggtacctcgcccCATCCAGCATCGAGCTGTAGTACACTGCGACCACGTGGCTGCACACCAACGGTTGTTTGACGACTATTTCGCTAGGATAGTGAAGCAGCGCGGCTGGGATAGTGAAGCAGCGCGGCAAATCCGTGAACAGATATCGGCCTATACGTCCGCTGAGATAAATCGCCTGATGAGGGAggccttgcagcagcagcagccggcggtaccttgCCCCATCCAACATCGAGCTGTAGTACACCGCGACCACGTGGCTGCACACCAACGGTTGTTTGACGACTATTTCGCTGAGCAGACGCGATTTGTGGACAACTTCTTCcagcggcgttttaggatgcatcatgATCTATTTATGCATATCGTGAACACTTTAGAGCGTCGGTACAAGTACTTCCAATTCAGGGAGGATGCGAGTGGCAGATCCGGTCACTCGcctatacagaagtgcactgctgTAATTAGGCAGTTGGCTTACAGAggcgcgaccgacatgttcgacgagtaccttcacaccggcgagacgactgcccgcgactgtctcaagtatttttgtcagggcgtcaTTCAAATATTTAGGGAGAGGTACCTGCGGAAGCCTACCCCCCAAGACTGCCAGGaactgatggatatgcacggggcggtgttggggtttgtatactaaaagatgCTTCGAGCGTACATGCATTTGTACAGTCAGCTTGTGCGTGTATCAGAGAAACGCCACGTCCACTTGTTTACataattatgagaataaataatataatataatataatggtttatttattgaaatataataaacaagtcTAAGGTTTCTTACTAAGAAGGTCAAAGTAGGGAAATTCGATGAATCCTCGTAAGTTTTCCAGTAGGGAACTTGGAAAAatctagtaagaagaaaaacgtattcacaacctagataggctttggctacctattggtatggttgcagtgtttgtgataattctctCTTACCTAAGAAGAGATTAGTAACACCGGTGTGGTAAAGCATTGAAATGATCTAATACGAAATgtattctttattgctatctactgaaagaatatatttcagaaattttagtatttctagtctatgaaattaatatcaatattgtttatttaatcagacgccactttgacttatcaatatgtGAGAGTTTGTACGTAACTCAAacatgatatcttgggtagtagtaattgaataacatgaatgtattggaatattatttcatagaattcgcatgcccagtgtggtatgattaaatccctaagaggtgtttgaaaaatgaatttattattcagaaaactgcGCAGTTGGAATATTATTccacgaataataaataaagtttcaaactagaaagctctttggagaattaatttaattcaagtcacatagcagacaaaagaattaaattgatggattaaGATAAACTTAAACGcgagaaatattataaaataaaatggacccaagttatttgtaatttggtgatttagatgggagtgcaatatttttctttagttgaac
This portion of the Salvia splendens isolate huo1 chromosome 10, SspV2, whole genome shotgun sequence genome encodes:
- the LOC121752204 gene encoding amino acid transporter AVT1A-like; amino-acid sequence: MAPEMTRDSSDYLLDDSEYDVEDTASDAASSIEDDDHRTAAGASLSSSAVSQQWPQSFREAVDIYSISASPSFGILRPRTSAANSSHSLLESNAKIPLLPDYKKVHIADDLPRSRAHSIIISSFHTAEVPLAHGCSLLQTVFNGMNVMAGVGLLSTPYTVKVGGWASLFVLVLFAFICCYTAILMKHCFESAQGILTFPDMGEAAFGKWGRLFISIILYSELYMSCTDYLILEGDNLSTIFSGVSLNILGFKIDTMHLFATVAVLIVFPTLLLKDLQFLSYLSASGVVATIVVVLCLLFVGTTEGVGFHHSGKLLDLSGIPFSIGVYGFCYSGHSVFPNIYQSMADKTKFKRAVIISFILCVTVYGSAAVMGFLMFGQSTNAQITLNLPQHKLSSKIALWTTVINPFSKIALTMNPLARGIEELLPSRISNTYLCFLLIRTSLILSSLLVAFLIPFFGTVMSLIGSLFSVLMAMVMPSLCFLKILGRKSATKMQIGLSSCIVVIGLVCGIIGTYSALLDLANKC